Proteins co-encoded in one Arachis stenosperma cultivar V10309 chromosome 7, arast.V10309.gnm1.PFL2, whole genome shotgun sequence genomic window:
- the LOC130941774 gene encoding nematode resistance protein-like HSPRO2, with protein sequence MVDLEWKSKMARSKINVHDPKSPKLAVSDKPVLQPNLPALQLPLTPNDIKTASFPLCEAYDNYLRLPQLRTLWDSNNFPNWAHEPIMKPALNGLEITFRFISTVLSDPRPYANKREWARRLESLAKAQVQLISTLCKDQEESPETCGEVPVRDVSSSGYRSYSEASLLPRLATWHRSKDVAQRILATVEAEMTRCSYTLGLGEPNLTGKPILRYDAVCMPNELHSLETTPFDHVENFENLNLHATHQIVESWSRAARVLLESVAESVEGRRFEKAARECYAVERIWKLLSEIEDLHLLMDPNDFMKLKKQIAIRGFGDTAAFCFRSKELVEVAKICREMKRMIPGILEVEVDPKGGPGMVEAAMRIYAEKKAEGVVEVLQAMLGIEAAMKRFFYDYKQVVAAVMGSAEAGGNRVDSGDSLSQIFLEPTYFPSLDAAKTFLGYYWDNHENTLTWH encoded by the coding sequence ATGGTTGATTTAGAGTGGAAATCAAAGATGGCAAGGTCCAAAATCAACGTGCATGATCCCAAATCTCCAAAACTCGCCGTTTCAGACAAACCCGTCCTTCAGCCAAACCTACCCGCTTTGCAACTACCTCTTACACCAAACGACATCAAAACAGCGTCGTTTCCCCTTTGTGAAGCTTACGACAACTATCTCCGCCTCCCTCAGCTCCGAACACTCTGGGACTCAAACAACTTCCCAAACTGGGCCCATGAGCCCATCATGAAGCCCGCCCTCAACGGTCTCGAGATCACGTTCCGCTTCATCTCAACCGTTTTGTCGGACCCAAGGCCGTACGCGAACAAACGCGAGTGGGCCCGCAGGCTCGAGTCCTTGGCCAAGGCCCAGGTACAGCTCATCTCCACGCTCTGCAAAGACCAGGAAGAAAGCCCGGAGACATGTGGTGAAGTTCCGGTAAGGGACGTCAGCAGTAGCGGTTACAGAAGCTATAGCGAGGCTAGTTTGCTTCCAAGGCTCGCCACGTGGCACAGATCCAAAGATGTAGCTCAGAGGATCCTCGCCACCGTGGAAGCTGAGATGACGAGATGTTCGTACACTTTAGGCTTGGGCGAACCGAACCTCACCGGAAAACCGATCCTCCGTTACGACGCGGTTTGCATGCCAAACGAGCTTCACTCTCTCGAAACGACGCCATTTGACCACGTCGAGAACTTCGAGAATTTGAATCTCCACGCAACGCACCAGATTGTAGAGTCCTGGTCACGCGCCGCGCGCGTGCTGCTCGAGAGTGTTGCGGAGTCGGTCGAAGGAAGAAGGTTTGAGAAGGCGGCGAGGGAGTGCTACGCGGTGGAGCGGATCTGGAAGCTTCTATCGGAGATCGAGGACCTTCACTTATTGATGGATCCGAACGATTTCATGAAGCTGAAGAAGCAGATCGCGATTCGGGGTTTCGGCGATACGGCGGCGTTTTGCTTCCGATCGAAGGAGCTTGTGGAGGTGGCGAAGATTTGTAGGGAGATGAAGAGGATGATACCGGGGATATTGGAGGTGGAGGTTGATCCGAAGGGAGGGCCGGGTATGGTGGAGGCGGCGATGAGGATTTACGCGGAGAAGAAGGCGGAGGGTGTGGTTGAGGTGCTGCAAGCAATGCTGGGGATAGAGGCGGCGATGAAGAGATTCTTCTACGATTACAAGCAGGTTGTAGCGGCGGTGATGGGAAGCGCGGAGGCTGGCGGGAACCGAGTTGATTCAGGTGACTCGCTAAGTCAGATATTCTTGGAGCCAACGTATTTTCCGAGCCTCGATGCGGCAAAGACGTTCCTGGGATATTATTGGGATAATCACGAAAATACCCTTACTTGGCACTAA
- the LOC130941773 gene encoding uncharacterized protein LOC130941773 isoform X2, with amino-acid sequence MAREKDKKTAVEEKKNNPYHWVHDDVKTRSSSYVDSASLHEFEGLKIVKEGSGIGVELLPCLSEDRVFERRGDWEHFYMYTPYLLELGVKFPFYAFECDVLTQLNCAPSQLHPNSWVFLRAFECLIEFLSFPCSLSLFFSLFQSKGVRRGQWVYLSSFPGCSLFLLYKSSFKNFKSLFVKVRSKEAEYPFYLDDELIERFPLYWCSEPCQILEAIERSVDEECLLEFLIKCFADGVCLSIPELLRLHDAGDSEGLRSYIGGRAPLLDPSKFQSFLKKKKEKDARVSGVVKEAGGEAAQSAAQPTSSFKRKRVETDQSLEVISEGEKDDAGSGRSVFDRQRWLHGFIPGTNTHSLWSNQFPIAELSDRVSQYPGDMLMTRRIGMEGIGKFIQIVASRLMCVGRTTELVGAEHQVTAGRVAELEKLLKEKDVAIERVLKERDEVATKMKSSEDEVTRLRDQIRLLQSEIKDSDLAKGQLTSRVHELEELGMEMFASSFNRAVSQIAALALEFDCARLDVTKNRD; translated from the exons atgGCGAGGGAGAAAGATAAGAAAACGGCTgtggaggagaagaaaaataacCCATACCACTGGGTTCATGATGATGTGAAAACTCGATCGTCTTCATATGTTGATTCTGCGTCCTTGCATGAATTCGAGGGTTTGAAGATCGTGAAAGAAGGTTCTGGTATAGGTGTTGAGTTACTGCCTTGTTTGAGTGAGGATAGGGTATTTGAGAGGAGAGGGGATTGGGAGCATTTTTATATGTATACGCCTTACTTGTTGGAGTTAGGTGTTAAATTTCCCTTTTATGCTTTCGAATGTGACGTCCTTACTCAATTGAACTGTGCGCCATCTCAGCTACACCCTAATTCGTGGGTGTTTCTTCGTGCTTTTGAGTGTCTGATAGAATTCTTGTCTTTTCCTTGTTCCCTTTCTTTATTCTTCTCACTGTTTCAGTCTAAGGGGGTTAGGAGAGGGCAATGGGTGTATTTGAGTAGCTTTCCCGGTTGTTCTCTCTTCTTACTTTATAAAtcttctttcaaaaattttaaatctttgtTTGTGAAAGTCCGGTCGAAGGAGGCCGAGTACCCTTTTTATCTTGATGACGAGCTTATAGAGAGGTTTCCGTTGTATTGGTGTTCGGAACCTTGCCAAATCCTTGAGGCTATTGAGCGGAGCGTGGATGAGGAATGTTTGTTAGAATTTTTAATAAAGTGTTTTGCTGATGGTGTGTGTTTGTCTATACCCGAACTCCTTCGTTTACATGATGCTGGTGATAGTGAGGGTCTGAGGTCTTATATAG GTGGGCGAGCTCCTTTGCTTGATCCTTCTAAATTTCAATCATtcttaaagaagaaaaaggaaaaagatgcTCGTGTTTCTGGGGTTGTCAAGGAGGCTGGTGGGGAGGCTGCTCAATCCGCCGCTCAGCCTACTTCATCATTCAAGAGAAAAAGGGTGGAAACTGACCAGTCCCTTGAGGTTATTTCTGAGGGTGAGAAGGACGATGCTGGTAGCGGTAGATCTGTGTTTGATCGCCAGAGGTGGCTGCATGGGTTCATTCCTGGGACGAACACACACTCTTTGTGGAGTAATCAATTTCCCATTGCCGAGCTCTCAGATAGGGTTTCTCAATACCCTGGCGATATGCTCATGACTCGCCGTATTGGTATGGAGGGCATAGGAAAATTTATTCAG ATCGTTGCCTCGCGTCTTATGTGTGTCGGCCGAACGACGGAACTGGTTGGGGCTGAGCATCAGGTCACTGCCGGGAGGGTCGCTGAACTAGAGAAGTTATTGAAGGAAAAGGATGTGGCTATAGAGAGAGTTCTGAAGGAGAGGGATGAGGTGGCCACTAAGATGAAGTCGTCTGAAGACGAAGTCACCCGTCTCAGAGACCAGATCCGACTTCTGCAATCTGAGATTAAGGATAGTGATTTGGCTAAAGGGCAGTTGACTTCCCGAGTTCATGAGTTAGAGGAGTTGGGGATGGAAATGTTTGCTTCAAGCTTTAACCGGGCTGTTAGTCAAATTGCAGCCTTGGCACTTGAGTTTGATTGTGCTCGGCTGGATGTGACAAAAAATCGTGATTGA
- the LOC130941773 gene encoding uncharacterized protein LOC130941773 isoform X1 yields the protein MAREKDKKTAVEEKKNNPYHWVHDDVKTRSSSYVDSASLHEFEGLKIVKEGSGIGVELLPCLSEDRVFERRGDWEHFYMYTPYLLELGVKFPFYAFECDVLTQLNCAPSQLHPNSWVFLRAFECLIEFLSFPCSLSLFFSLFQSKGVRRGQWVYLSSFPGCSLFLLYKSSFKNFKSLFVKVRSKEAEYPFYLDDELIERFPLYWCSEPCQILEAIERSVDEECLLEFLIKCFADGVCLSIPELLRLHDAGDSEGLRSYIGNDVVVFLLFIFFIYLTDDLCVGGRAPLLDPSKFQSFLKKKKEKDARVSGVVKEAGGEAAQSAAQPTSSFKRKRVETDQSLEVISEGEKDDAGSGRSVFDRQRWLHGFIPGTNTHSLWSNQFPIAELSDRVSQYPGDMLMTRRIGMEGIGKFIQIVASRLMCVGRTTELVGAEHQVTAGRVAELEKLLKEKDVAIERVLKERDEVATKMKSSEDEVTRLRDQIRLLQSEIKDSDLAKGQLTSRVHELEELGMEMFASSFNRAVSQIAALALEFDCARLDVTKNRD from the exons atgGCGAGGGAGAAAGATAAGAAAACGGCTgtggaggagaagaaaaataacCCATACCACTGGGTTCATGATGATGTGAAAACTCGATCGTCTTCATATGTTGATTCTGCGTCCTTGCATGAATTCGAGGGTTTGAAGATCGTGAAAGAAGGTTCTGGTATAGGTGTTGAGTTACTGCCTTGTTTGAGTGAGGATAGGGTATTTGAGAGGAGAGGGGATTGGGAGCATTTTTATATGTATACGCCTTACTTGTTGGAGTTAGGTGTTAAATTTCCCTTTTATGCTTTCGAATGTGACGTCCTTACTCAATTGAACTGTGCGCCATCTCAGCTACACCCTAATTCGTGGGTGTTTCTTCGTGCTTTTGAGTGTCTGATAGAATTCTTGTCTTTTCCTTGTTCCCTTTCTTTATTCTTCTCACTGTTTCAGTCTAAGGGGGTTAGGAGAGGGCAATGGGTGTATTTGAGTAGCTTTCCCGGTTGTTCTCTCTTCTTACTTTATAAAtcttctttcaaaaattttaaatctttgtTTGTGAAAGTCCGGTCGAAGGAGGCCGAGTACCCTTTTTATCTTGATGACGAGCTTATAGAGAGGTTTCCGTTGTATTGGTGTTCGGAACCTTGCCAAATCCTTGAGGCTATTGAGCGGAGCGTGGATGAGGAATGTTTGTTAGAATTTTTAATAAAGTGTTTTGCTGATGGTGTGTGTTTGTCTATACCCGAACTCCTTCGTTTACATGATGCTGGTGATAGTGAGGGTCTGAGGTCTTATATAGGTAATGATGTTGttgttttcttgttatttattttctttatttatctgACTGATGATCTTTGTGTAGGTGGGCGAGCTCCTTTGCTTGATCCTTCTAAATTTCAATCATtcttaaagaagaaaaaggaaaaagatgcTCGTGTTTCTGGGGTTGTCAAGGAGGCTGGTGGGGAGGCTGCTCAATCCGCCGCTCAGCCTACTTCATCATTCAAGAGAAAAAGGGTGGAAACTGACCAGTCCCTTGAGGTTATTTCTGAGGGTGAGAAGGACGATGCTGGTAGCGGTAGATCTGTGTTTGATCGCCAGAGGTGGCTGCATGGGTTCATTCCTGGGACGAACACACACTCTTTGTGGAGTAATCAATTTCCCATTGCCGAGCTCTCAGATAGGGTTTCTCAATACCCTGGCGATATGCTCATGACTCGCCGTATTGGTATGGAGGGCATAGGAAAATTTATTCAG ATCGTTGCCTCGCGTCTTATGTGTGTCGGCCGAACGACGGAACTGGTTGGGGCTGAGCATCAGGTCACTGCCGGGAGGGTCGCTGAACTAGAGAAGTTATTGAAGGAAAAGGATGTGGCTATAGAGAGAGTTCTGAAGGAGAGGGATGAGGTGGCCACTAAGATGAAGTCGTCTGAAGACGAAGTCACCCGTCTCAGAGACCAGATCCGACTTCTGCAATCTGAGATTAAGGATAGTGATTTGGCTAAAGGGCAGTTGACTTCCCGAGTTCATGAGTTAGAGGAGTTGGGGATGGAAATGTTTGCTTCAAGCTTTAACCGGGCTGTTAGTCAAATTGCAGCCTTGGCACTTGAGTTTGATTGTGCTCGGCTGGATGTGACAAAAAATCGTGATTGA